From the Helianthus annuus cultivar XRQ/B chromosome 17, HanXRQr2.0-SUNRISE, whole genome shotgun sequence genome, the window ATCAGTGCTCTCTAGCAACTAGAGGCGAGCGAAAAGCTCTCTAGCAACTAGAGGCGAGCGGAAAATGAACGTGGCGACTAGAAAAAAAAGTGATTTGAAAGGAAGCTCCCTGTGTGACCAGAAAAGATAAAAAACGTAGATTTCAAAATAAAAAGCGAATGAAGGAAGAACAAATGAAGCAATCAGCAATGAAGCTCTCCTCGCGGATTGATTAGTTTGAGATAAAGGGAGCCAAACACATAGGTTGTTCATGAGATTGAATAGAGGAAGTGTAGGGTGAGGGTAGGGGATTTGAAATAGGGCAAAAAAGTTCTTAGTTTGGCATTAATTTGGGcttacttattattattatttacggCTTTTTAGAAATACTTGAACGAGTCaatgagtttttttttatatttagttAACTAGTTTACACAAGCGGAGAAtacctagtggagatggatatgatcgggtggttccgctggtgacaccgatgatactccagtggtctgtTACTGATCCAAATTTGAcgttcacaaaaaataaaaaataaaaaaaataaaactagcTAATTAGAGTATGTTCCCCTTTTGTGTCCGGTCAAACCTCAGCCTCCCTGGCGGTAAAAATCTTAAACCCTAAACCCTCAATTACCAAATATCCGGAAGCTTCACGTCGCCATAGCCATGGCTTCAGTGGCGATATCCAGAAGAAACCACCTCCTCTCCTCTCTTCTCCGATGCCGAACCCTATATTCCCGCCGTACTATCACCACTGGCCGCCCTACCTTTGCGGCATCAATTTCCACTTCACCAGCGGATACAGAAACTCCGGTTTCCAGAACCAAAATCCTCGAAACATTCAGAGAAGAATTCGAAATCGGATCACGAATAATCACGTTAGAGACAGGGAAGATCGCTCGGTTCGCCAATGGTGCGGTTGTGTTAGGTATGGATGATACTAATGTTCTGTCCACAGTTTGCTCGGCTAAAGGCGACGGTGTTCGAGATTTTTTGCCTCTTACTGTACGTATGGTTATGTTATATTGttttatttgtgtttttgttttgaaTTGTTGTTGTTAGAGACTGTTTGATCTGGAGGTTTTTGATTCTCTTTTTTTGTTTGATGTAAACAGTCTTCCATTGATGATTTTTGTGGTTTCAGGTCGATTATCAAGAGAAACAGTTTGCTCAAGGAGTAATTCCAGGTACGTATATGAGAAGGGAAGGCGCTCCAAAAGAACGGGAACTTCTATGTGGGCGGCTCATTGATCGGCCTATTCGACCTCTCTTCCCAGCCGGATTTTACCATGAGGTTCAGGTATGTGTCATATAATAGCTTGTCAATTGTTTCTTTTGCAGTTGTTTCCCTATTTGCACCCTTTGATTGTACTTTCTTCTCACAGTTGTTAAGTGTTTTTATATAGGTGATGGCTAGTGTGCTTTCTTCAGATGGGAAACAAGATCCAGACGTAATGGCAGCTAACGCCACTTCAGCTGCTCTTATGTTATCAGATATACCATGGGATGGTCCTATTGGAATGATACGTGTAGGAAGAATTGACGGTCATCTTGTCGTGAATCCAAGCATGGATGAGGTAGTAATCTTTTTTCCTGTATATCCACTATCTATATATTCATATGtatatagttatattattttacacGATCTGTTATGATCTCAACACAGCTTAAACTGAGTGATCTCAACCTTGTGTACGCTTGCACAAGAGATAAAACTATGATGATAGACGTACAAGCACACGAGATTTCCGAGAAGGACCTTGAAGCTGCATTTAGGTTTGCGCATCCCGAGGTAAGTCAAAAAGGTCACTGTCGGTTTCATAACAACCCTGAAGCATTTGTTGGATTTTAAACGAGTCATCTTTTATCGTTCAGGCAGTTAAGTTCATCGAGCCTCAGTTGAAACTAGCTGCCAAAGCAGGGAAACAAAAGAAGGAATATACACTGTCGTTAGTGTCAGACCGAACAATGGACAAAATCCGTAACTTGACGGAGAAACCTATCGAAGCTATTTTTACTGATCCTTCATATGGAAAGGTATGATGactattatataaaataaaataatgtgTCCTTTATCAAATGCATTAATTATACGCATTGTTTTTCATGTTATTGTGTGTAGTTTGAACGTGGAGAAGCTTTGGATAAAATTGGACAAGATGTGAAAGGTATATTAGAGGAAGAAGGTGATGAAGAAAGCTTAAAAGGTCTATCAAAGACAGTCGATACAGTGAGAAAACAGGTGTGCTGATATGTTTAAAATGAGAATATAGGTTTTCATGtaaaagattaaaactttaaacgtCTGAAAAGGTAAATTTTATCAGGTTGTACGCAGGAGGATAATTAATGAAGGATTTAGACTTGACGGAAGGCGTCTTGATGAGGTTAGGCCTTTGTATTGTGAAGCTGGTAACTTGCCTGGATTACACGGATCGGCTCTCTTTTCGCGTGGAGATACGCAGGTTATTATATAAGTATATAACAAATAACATATTATAATCCTTGGCTTTTTGTGTTGTTAAATTTCAtgattttattcaggttttaTGTACTGTTACTCTTGGGGCTCCAGGAGATGCTCAACGTTTGGATTCTATTGTGGGCCCTccaaccaaacgatttatgcttCATTATAGTTTTCCACCTTACTGTATTAATGAAGTTGGGAAACGAACTGGCTTGAACCGCCGTGAAGTTGGACATGGTTAGCCTGATCTGTTTCATTATCGTTTGTTACATGGTTATCAAtcattatgattattattattattattattattattattattattattattattatttttgtttttattattattattattattattttttacttGGAGAATATATAAAAGAATAAACTTGTTGTCACTGGTCACTGCCCGTATGTAGTGGCAAGAATGCAGACTATTAATTTCTTTCTGTGACTTGATGTGAGGTAGCTTTATTATGGATATGGTTTTATTCTTTTTCAGGCACTCTTGCTGAGAAAGCTCTTCTTGCTGTATTACCTCGTGAACTTGATTTTCCGTATACCGTGCGAATTAATTCCGAAGTCATGGGCTCTGATGGTTCAACATCAATGGCAACTGTATGTGGAGGTATGTAATatgctatgcagttaatatcggtgataatgtgatatatcaccgatatattGGTTATTGATCCCCATGTAAAATATCagtgtcaaatatcggtcagaatatcgGTTCCGATATTATTGGCGATATTGACTGATAGTTGACCAATATATCACCAGTTTTCCcaatatcagtacctttcttccTAGTTCTACCATtcatctttcttcttattgctgctattagtgctttaagtcttaattgttaattgttggtgttttaagtcttaatcagttcctatttgctacaattgttagtgttttgcaagttgcagaAGTTTATTTTGTTAATGGTAGGatagtatactgaattgttactttgttagtgttaaattaatattaaaattaccgatatcccactgaTATCCGACCGcaataacctatatctcaaatatcggtccttgatcGATATCCGaatttttaccgcattaactgcataggtaATATTTTGACTTGCTATGATTGTCTTATGTTGCTATTTTCTTCTCAAATACTTGTAAATTGTCAtgtaacatttttttttcattttgtgtTGTTGGGTGTAATTGGATTACATTATTTTTCCCTTTATTATTGTAGGGAGCATGGCTTTAATGGATGCTGGCATCCCTTTGAAAGATCACGTTGCTGGTCTGTCAGTCGGCCTCGTTACCGAAGTTGACCCATCAACCGGCAATGTTGACCAGTACCGTATATTAACCGACATTTTGGTACACATTTATTTACGGCATCTTTTCCTTTCGACTGATTTGTGTTCTTAAAAAGGCCCGATGCAACAATATTTTGTTCATGTTTAGGGTCTAGAAGATCATCTAGGGGACATGGATTTCAAAATAGCCGGAACACGAAACGGGATTACTGCAATTCAGTTAGATATAAAACCTGCTGGAATTCCTCTCGACATTATTTGCGAGTCACTAGAACCCGCATATCAAGGTCGACTTCAAATACTTGAACGTATGGAGCAAGAAATAAATTCAGCTCGCACTCAGGATGGAAGAAATTCTCCTCGATTAGGTACGACCCACACTTTATTTTTAGTTATGACAAGTTGTCTTGTAGCAGGCTAACTAAAAGTATTATCATTATGTCTTGCAGTTACCTTAAAATATAGCAACGATGATTTACGTCGACTGATTGGACCACTTGGTGCCTTGAAGACGAAAATCGAAGAAGAGACAGGTCTGTGTTAGCTTGACAATGCTTAATACTTTAATAGATATATTTTAATGCAATTATTTACTTATAGTGGTTAGTTTTTTTGTTATCTTGTTTTTCtgttttagagtaaaatgccattttcgtccctgaggtttgaccagttttgtgactttcgtccaaaggtttgttattctgcatctagatccaaaaggtttgtactcttgctattttcatccggctcgttaactccatccatttttctccgttaagtcatgggtattttcgtctttttcaAAAGGGCAATTCGGTTATTTTCacttatgtaaaaagaccgaatagtTGAATACCCCTAAAAAAGATCGAATAgccttttaagttaacaaaaaagacgaaaatatcccttaacggagaaaatggatggagttaatatgccggatgaaaatggcaagatttcaaaccttttagatccagatgcgaaaaaacaaacctttggacgaaaatcGCAACACcagccaaacctcaaggacgaaaatggcattttactctttgtTTTATTTATCTAGATTTACTATGATTTTCTGCATCTTTAACAATTGCTTAATATATTTTTCAGGTGCTCGTATGTCTGTGAGTGACGGAACACTAACTATAGTTGCTAAGAATCAATCGGTAATGGAGAAAGTACAAGAAAAGGTATATCACATTCTTTCACCATCTTGTACATACGTGACAGATTTCATGCATCTTATGTCCCTCTTTAATCTTCAGGTTGATTTAATAATCGGGCGAGCAATTGAAGTAGGAGGTGTTTACAAAGGCATTGTAACGTCAATAAAAGAATACGGGGCTTTTGTGGAGTTTAACGGTGGCCAACACGGCCTCTTACATGTTTCTGAATTGTCACATGAACCGGTTAGTGGTATATATTTTTTTACGTGTGAATGGATATCTTTGACTGGTTATGGTTTGACTTTTCGATGAAATTTCAGGTGTCCAGAATTTCAGACGTGATTTCAGTTGGTCAGCAGTTATCGTTAATGTGTATCGGGCAGGATCTTCGTGGTAACATAAAACTTTCTTTAAAAGCTACTTTACCTCAAAAGACGAAAAAGTCTGATATGGTTGACGGATCGTTAAACGTGTTAAAACCGAAACCCGATAGTTACACACCTGAGCAAGAGGACCAGAATTCTGCGGTCAAAGATTTACAAGACGACAAAGACACGAGTACGAAATCAAATCCGTCGTATTCTTCAATGGCACCGATTGTGATTCGCAGTGCGGTGGAGTGTGACGAGGAGGAAAAATCAGCCGGTTTGGGCTCTAATTTAAAACCGAAACGGGCCTTAAAACCAAAATCTTCTCAAAAACTCAAAACATTAAAAACTCAAAGCGGTTCTGATTCTGGGTCAACTGCGTCTAAAAAAGCCCGCATTGCAAAACCGTATTTACTAACGGAAAAAAGAAACCATGGTGATAACGATACAAGCTCAGATGAAGACAAAAACGAGGTTAAAGTTGAACATAAAAATGCAGTCCTTGATTATTTAAAAGATCAAGAATGTGAAGTTACGGGTCCAATGGATGCGAAAAAGCTCAAACTTGGAATGAAAGTGACCGCAAAGATTCTTCAAGTACGGGCCCGCGGGTTGGTTTTAGATTTGGGTGGTGGAATCAATGGGATGTACAAGTTTGAGGTATGTCTATTTACTGTCTTATTAGTTGTTTGACCACCTTTTTAATTTCAATAGTTTGACCCGTGTTCAGTAAATATTAACGGATGCtttattatattttgttttgtaGAGTGATGGCGGTAAAGAGGAGTTCGAAGTAGGAAACGAGGTACACGTACAATGTACAAGCTTTACCAGCAAGGGCATTCCTGTAATGTCCATCATACAAGATGATTAGTGACACGTGCTATCGTCAACTGATTTCTGTGTTGGTGTGTCATTCCGAGAAGTTGTTGGGTGGCTCGTTCCAATTTTGAGGTGGCCCGAGGATCTGTGAATCCTCATGGTTTCAGGCCCTTAAGTTTTTGAGAGAGAACAGTGATTATACTACGTTTTTGTTTATTAGAGTTGTGCTATGTGCTACTTGTATTATGGATTTCTTTGTTGACTTTAATGGGTCAACAAGAAAACTGGTAGGGACGATTGCAGATGGAAAAAAATTGACAGGCAGAGTGAGATCACTCAACTGACTATATGAATCGTCAAAATAAAATTCATTTGTTCAGTATGCCTTGAAAGAGGCGTATTGTTAAAATACGTCATCGTTCGTTTTCTAAGTGATCTGAAACCAATCATATACCAGGAACCTGATGTTTTACAGATTTTTATGTAACATCTCAAAAAAAACTTACTGCCTACATCTTAAAAAAATTCAGTAAAGATGACATTTTCCTGTTCCTGCACAAACTGCACACTCATCTGCATCTCCAGCTACATGGCTTAAGCAATGTTTAATTCTGTCATCCACTACATCCTGTTACAAATATAAAAATGAATGATGGTAAAAAATATCAATTAGAAAGCAGTTAACCAAGATTAAGGAATAAATGATATTAAGTTTGAAAGCACAACAGAACTCTAATGACTTATCGCAAAATATCAAAACATTCAGAAAGTGTTTCCATAATAGATAAGTTGATGGTTTGTGTAatcagaaaaagaaaataaaaaatcacATTGAAAATAGATAATTTTAGAGATATCCCGTATCCGTACCACAAGAAGTGTATGCAGGCCAAGAGGTGCAGTTATCATATATGACACGCCCGGAAAGTCTTTTGCAGCTTCAGCGGTTAAGGAAGGGATGTCCTGCAATAACAAATGTCTATAGATCGCTCTTTCTTTATTTCAAAGACCAGAAGATTACACTGGGCAATCATGACCCATTCTTGAATAAATAATGGGTTGATTTGGGTCAGTCAAATTATACAATAGCTCAAAATGGCTCACTCCTATGAAACTAGCCAACTTAAAATGGGCCACCACCACTGTAAGAACCCGTTTTGGcttacccgacccgacccaacaAGTTTGCCAGAATGTCAGGCTTACAAAATACTGTGATACCTGGTGCCAATGTCGCCCTGGGAACAGGAAAAATGGGCTCACAATCACACGATCTGCACCTTTTTCAACACACGAACGAAATGCATCTCGTATTGATGGTTCTGCCAGCTCCTAATCATATACGAAAAAACAAATTATAAATATTCATTGGTCTCATAAGCGAAAACATTCATCCTTAAAAAACAAACGTTTGGAAAACAGAAGTACCATATGAGCAGGCTCAACAATTGGATACCCGGTTTTCTCTACAAACATTGTCACAAACTCATCTGCAAGCCATCATATTACTTTAAAATTACATTCAACTCATGAAATAAACCATCTATATTAATAACTAAttaataaaattacaaaaaaaaaaaaaaatacaaattttttGCTTACTTAGCATAAGATTAGATTCTTTTCGGCGAGAACCGTGATCAACAATAATCAGTCCATCTGTGCCTGTAATTCCATGATTATTCAACTGTCTAGCACCACCATTCCCATTGGTCAAACAACACGTTGACCGTAAACCCCGATTGGAATTATGCAATCGTGCAAATCCTAGCATGTTCCGGCTGGGGTTTCCTCTGTTTCCAGCTTTGGTTGATATAAGGGATTGATTCCCATGATTCAGAAACAAACTGATAATGAATCATATGAATATTGTAAAGTTAGCTAATAAGTGTAAGTAGAGGAATTAAATACTGGATTTTGGAGCATGAATTAAAACGATAAAGAAGTAGAAATGAAGATATAGAAGTGGAATAATAATACCTTTTGGTGTATACATTAGATGGGGCAGAGCAGTTCATCTTTAACATATGATAATGGAGAATAGCTTCTGTCTTCAACTGCTGTTATTTGTATTATTTGAAAAATTGGgtaatttaaaaatatggtaaattacacttttcgtcttttatgtttgtagcgggttgcaatggatagcctttaacttcaataactacagtcacaatcctttatttggaaaacgcATTACACCTTTTGTCTTTaacactaaccaagttaaaaattTTAGTTATGTCTATCCACTTAAGGGTATTCTGGtcatttcattcttttatttaaaAAGTTCATTATTGAATAAAACCAAAAATATTACATATATAAAAACATCATCTTCCCCAATTCCCCAAACCTAACCCTAGAATCTCTCAGCCATCACTCcctccctctttctctctctccccAACCATTCTCTGCTTTGGTTATAATATTCATATAACCAAAATGCCACTAATGACTAAACTATCAACCAGATAAAAATATTCACAAACATCACTAACCTATCTCTGCAAACTCGTGATATGAACTTATAATAACCTCCACTGATGAATATCTCTTTTAGGCAAATGCACAAACACCTTGCGTGCAAGTGACAAACAAAACAATTAGTAATCAGGTAAATAGGTGAATCGATCAATTTGGACTTTCAATTGCAGGTTTTAATTGACCGAAACATTAACTAAAACGCGTTAATTGCAGCAATTGAATTGGTCTAAGAGCGATTAAGAACAGTAGGAAAACGAAACCCTAGATGAGCTGAAAACTATAAGTTA encodes:
- the LOC110923557 gene encoding sirohydrochlorin ferrochelatase, chloroplastic; translation: MLKMNCSAPSNVYTKSLFLNHGNQSLISTKAGNRGNPSRNMLGFARLHNSNRGLRSTCCLTNGNGGARQLNNHGITGTDGLIIVDHGSRRKESNLMLNEFVTMFVEKTGYPIVEPAHMELAEPSIRDAFRSCVEKGADRVIVSPFFLFPGRHWHQDIPSLTAEAAKDFPGVSYMITAPLGLHTLLVDVVDDRIKHCLSHVAGDADECAVCAGTGKCHLY
- the LOC110923556 gene encoding polyribonucleotide nucleotidyltransferase 2, mitochondrial; protein product: MASVAISRRNHLLSSLLRCRTLYSRRTITTGRPTFAASISTSPADTETPVSRTKILETFREEFEIGSRIITLETGKIARFANGAVVLGMDDTNVLSTVCSAKGDGVRDFLPLTVDYQEKQFAQGVIPGTYMRREGAPKERELLCGRLIDRPIRPLFPAGFYHEVQVMASVLSSDGKQDPDVMAANATSAALMLSDIPWDGPIGMIRVGRIDGHLVVNPSMDELKLSDLNLVYACTRDKTMMIDVQAHEISEKDLEAAFRFAHPEAVKFIEPQLKLAAKAGKQKKEYTLSLVSDRTMDKIRNLTEKPIEAIFTDPSYGKFERGEALDKIGQDVKGILEEEGDEESLKGLSKTVDTVRKQVVRRRIINEGFRLDGRRLDEVRPLYCEAGNLPGLHGSALFSRGDTQVLCTVTLGAPGDAQRLDSIVGPPTKRFMLHYSFPPYCINEVGKRTGLNRREVGHGTLAEKALLAVLPRELDFPYTVRINSEVMGSDGSTSMATVCGGSMALMDAGIPLKDHVAGLSVGLVTEVDPSTGNVDQYRILTDILGLEDHLGDMDFKIAGTRNGITAIQLDIKPAGIPLDIICESLEPAYQGRLQILERMEQEINSARTQDGRNSPRLVTLKYSNDDLRRLIGPLGALKTKIEEETGARMSVSDGTLTIVAKNQSVMEKVQEKVDLIIGRAIEVGGVYKGIVTSIKEYGAFVEFNGGQHGLLHVSELSHEPVSRISDVISVGQQLSLMCIGQDLRGNIKLSLKATLPQKTKKSDMVDGSLNVLKPKPDSYTPEQEDQNSAVKDLQDDKDTSTKSNPSYSSMAPIVIRSAVECDEEEKSAGLGSNLKPKRALKPKSSQKLKTLKTQSGSDSGSTASKKARIAKPYLLTEKRNHGDNDTSSDEDKNEVKVEHKNAVLDYLKDQECEVTGPMDAKKLKLGMKVTAKILQVRARGLVLDLGGGINGMYKFESDGGKEEFEVGNEVHVQCTSFTSKGIPVMSIIQDD